One part of the Populus alba chromosome 18, ASM523922v2, whole genome shotgun sequence genome encodes these proteins:
- the LOC118034262 gene encoding histone-lysine N-methyltransferase ASHR3 gives MPDLGLGGNLSLSSSLTLTRCPALKPNSPLPPPPDAIDQSDSITSTTATITSVSVKTLVKWDQSVPEGAAGLCNGSSIRVLKRTSGGRLGCKKGFNNNISSNNGKCLDDYVRVWVQKKMDAGVSQSRCLLPFLVGAKKMVECLFCCRSIYPGEGMQCSVRNCQGVYHLTCVVEGLGVSNLRKFKCPQHECFTCKGKFHWRCVRCTVASHNQCAPWSDEVVYLKNQPGRAVCWRHPTNWRLDKKHVVPATDIEEIFCRLPLPYIDEEFKTDLTWKDVTENKLEPPPYVHIRRNVYLVKKKRDDSDGDVGCTNCSSTCCENCVCRVQCISCSKACRCPETCTNRPFRKEKKIKIVKTEFCGWGVEAAEPLNKGDFIIEYIGEVIDDKLCEQRLWDMKYKGVQNFYMCEIRKDFTIDATFKGNSSRFLNHSCKPNCILEKWDVEGETRVGVFAAGSIRVGEPLTYDYRFVRFGPEVKCYCGAPNCQGYLGTKRKIAKLNIGWGAKRKRTSTACVAIITM, from the exons ATGCCAGATCTAGGACTAGGAGgtaacctctctctctcctcttctcttACTCTCACGCGCTGCCCTGCTCTCAAACCCAACTCTCCTCTCCCTCCTCCTCCTGATGCCATTGATCAATCAGATTCAATTACCTCAACGACGGCGACAATAACTTCTGTTTCAGTCAAAACCCTAGTTAAATGGGACCAAAGTGTTCCAGAAGGAGCGGCAGGTTTGTGCAATGGGAGTTCGATTAGGGTTTTGAAGCGGACCAGTGGTGGCCGATTGGGTTGCAAGAAggggtttaataataatattagtagtaatAATGGTAAATGCTTGGATGATTACGTTAGGGTTTGGGTTCAGAAGAAGATGGATGCGGGTGTCTCACAATCTCGCtgccttcttccttttcttgttgGTGCAAAGAAAATG GTGGAATGTCTCTTTTGCTGTAGATCTATCTACCCCGGGGAGGGAATGCAATGCTCTGTTCGTAATTGTCAGGGAGTTTATCACTTGACATGTGTTGTGGAAGGGCTTGGAGTTTCAAATCTGAGAAAATTCAAGTGCCCTCAGCAT GAATGTTTCACTTGCAAAGGGAAATTTCATTGGCGTTGTGTTCGATGCACAGTAGCATCACATAATCAGTGTGCACCATGGTCTGATGAAGTAGTTTATCTGAAAAACCAACCAGGACGAGCAGTTTGTTGGCGGCATCCAACTAATTGGCGGCTAGATAAGAAG CATGTGGTTCCAGCAACTGATATCGAG GAAATATTTTGTCGTTTGCCTCTACCTTACATTGATGAGGAGTTCAAGACTGATTTAACATGGAAAGACGTGACAGAGAATAAACTAGAGCCACCTCCATATGTGCACATCAGGCGCA ATGTTTACCTGGTCAAGAAGAAGCGTGATGATTCTGATGGTGATGTTGGATGCACAAATTGCAGCTCTACATGCTGTGAGAATTGCGTGTGCAG GGTTCAATGTATAAGCTGCTCCAAGGCATGCCGCTGCCCTGAAACTTGCACCAACAGGCCATTTCGCAaggagaaaaagataaaaattgtcAAG acTGAATTTTGTGGTTGGGGAGTGGAGGCAGCTGAACCACTAAATAAAGGCGATTTTATAATTGAGTATATTGGAGAAG TTATTGATGATAAATTATGCGAACAAAGGCTCTGGGACATGAAATACAAAGGTGTGCAGAACTTCTACATGTGTGAAATTCGAAAGGACTTCACAATTGATGCAACTTTCAAGGGAAATTCATCTCGTTTTTTAAATCATAGTTGCAAACCCAACTGTATCCTAGAAAAGTG GGATGTCGAGGGGGAGACTCGGGTGGGAGTGTTTGCTGCTGGTTCAATAAGAGTTGGAGAACCATTAACATATGACTACAG GTTTGTTCGATTTGGACCTGAGGTGAAGTGCTATTGTGGGGCTCCAAATTGTCAGGGATATCTTGGAACCAAAAGAAAGATTGCTAAGTTGAACATTGGCTGGGGTGCAAAACGAAAGAGAACATCAACTGCATGTGTAGCCATTATAACCATGTGA
- the LOC118034231 gene encoding AP2-like ethylene-responsive transcription factor At1g16060, with the protein MTDDATQEEAATAYGMAAIEYRGLNAVTSFDLSRYIKWLKPNQNNSGNKNDLDLPNPIIGTDNSTHPNPNQDQLGTTFLQNQQTYQPSETTLTQPRPATNPSSALGLLLQSSKFKEMMEMTAVTDCPPTPPSGLDLTPCSFLEDVQTYFDCHDSSSYGDQGDDMIFGDLNSFVPPMFQCDFEI; encoded by the exons ATGACGGATGATG CTACTCAAGAAGAAGCTGCCACCGCTTACGGTATGGCGGCTATAGAGTACCGTGGCCTGAATGCTGTTACCAGCTTCGATCTTAGCCGGTACATCAAATGGCTAAAACCCAATCAAAATAACAGTGGTAACAAAAATGATCTAGATCTCCCTAACCCTATCATAGGCACTGATAATTCAACTCATCCTAACCCTAACCAAGATCAGCTTGGAACAACCTTCCTTCAAAACCAGCAAACCTACCAGCCTAGTGAAACTACATTAACTCAACCACGGCCAGCAACGAATCCTTCATCTGCCCTAGGGCTCTTACTTCAATCATCCAAGTTCAAGGAGATGATGGAGATGACAGCAGTGACAGATTGCCCACCAACCCCACCGTCGGGCTTAGACCTGACACCATGTAGCTTCCTTGAAGACGTCCAGACATATTTTGACTGTCACGATTCAAGTAGCTACGGGGATCAAGGAGACGACATGATTTTTGGCGACCTCAACTCGTTTGTGCCACCCATGTTTCAGTGCGATTTCGAgatataa